One genomic segment of Nonomuraea coxensis DSM 45129 includes these proteins:
- a CDS encoding peptide MFS transporter, with protein sequence MRGSGRTFFGHPWGLATLFGTEMWERFSWYGLRAILYTFMVASPVRQGLGLSPETAQAVVGVYGALIYLVALPGGWVADRILGARRSVFWGGFVIMLGHISMAIPVTTPAFVWLGLLLIIAGTGLLKPNISVMVGRLYSEDEDGRRDAGFSLFYLGINLGAFFAPIVVGWLATGDRWHLGFSAAAVGMALGLIQYVWGRRALRGVGERPGLRLSPAERRRFGRLAGLAAAVVVVALALWAASGTLTVDRLTIAITVVILVVPVVYFSYIMMGGHDLSQEERDRMKAYIWLFVAAAIFWMIYDLAPSKLLAFAADHTDLSLFGIRIQPATTQSFNPLLIMIFVPVFAALWVKLGTRVSTPQKFGFALVMVGLSFVVMAVAAGLAESGRVSVWWLVLVYAIQVFGELSLSPVGLSVTTKLAPEAFKAQMLGVWFIAVSVGDAVGGQTGRLGAVLSEPAYYLVLALMAIVAGLALFMFARRLRVLMAEHYHAEALPSSIR encoded by the coding sequence ATGCGGGGCAGCGGCAGGACGTTCTTCGGTCATCCGTGGGGCCTGGCGACGCTCTTCGGCACCGAGATGTGGGAGCGGTTCAGCTGGTACGGCCTGCGCGCGATCCTCTACACGTTCATGGTCGCCTCGCCGGTCCGCCAGGGGCTGGGCCTGTCCCCGGAGACGGCGCAGGCGGTCGTCGGCGTCTACGGCGCGCTCATCTACCTGGTGGCGCTGCCGGGCGGGTGGGTGGCCGACCGGATTCTCGGGGCGCGCAGGTCGGTGTTCTGGGGCGGTTTCGTCATCATGCTGGGGCACATCAGCATGGCGATCCCGGTGACGACGCCGGCCTTCGTCTGGCTCGGCCTGCTGCTGATCATCGCGGGCACGGGGCTGCTCAAGCCGAACATCTCGGTCATGGTGGGCCGGCTCTACTCGGAGGACGAGGACGGTCGCCGCGACGCCGGGTTCTCGCTGTTCTACCTCGGCATCAACCTGGGGGCGTTCTTCGCACCGATCGTGGTCGGCTGGCTGGCCACCGGCGACCGCTGGCACCTCGGCTTCAGCGCGGCGGCCGTCGGCATGGCGCTCGGCCTGATCCAGTACGTGTGGGGCAGGCGCGCGCTGCGCGGCGTCGGCGAGCGCCCCGGCCTGCGGCTGTCGCCCGCCGAGCGGCGCCGTTTCGGCCGCCTCGCGGGTCTGGCCGCCGCCGTGGTCGTGGTCGCGCTGGCGCTCTGGGCGGCGAGCGGCACGCTCACGGTCGACCGGCTGACGATCGCGATCACCGTGGTCATCCTCGTCGTGCCGGTCGTCTACTTCTCGTACATCATGATGGGCGGCCACGACCTGTCGCAGGAGGAGCGGGACCGGATGAAGGCCTACATCTGGCTCTTCGTGGCCGCGGCCATCTTCTGGATGATCTACGACCTGGCGCCGAGCAAGCTGCTGGCCTTCGCCGCCGACCACACCGACCTGTCGCTGTTCGGGATCCGCATCCAGCCGGCCACGACGCAGTCGTTCAACCCGCTGCTCATCATGATCTTCGTCCCGGTGTTCGCGGCGCTCTGGGTCAAGCTGGGCACGCGGGTGAGCACGCCGCAGAAGTTCGGCTTCGCGCTGGTCATGGTGGGGCTGAGCTTCGTGGTCATGGCGGTGGCGGCGGGGCTGGCCGAGTCCGGGCGGGTGTCGGTGTGGTGGCTGGTGCTGGTGTACGCGATCCAGGTGTTCGGCGAGCTGTCGCTCAGCCCCGTCGGGCTGTCGGTGACGACGAAGCTGGCGCCGGAGGCGTTCAAGGCGCAGATGCTCGGCGTGTGGTTCATCGCGGTGTCGGTGGGCGACGCGGTCGGCGGGCAGACGGGACGGCTGGGCGCGGTGCTGTCGGAGCCCGCCTACTACCTGGTGCTGGCGCTCATGGCGATCGTGGCGGGGCTGGCGCTGTTCATGTTCGCGCGGCGGCTGCGGGTGCTGATGGCCGAGCACTACCACGCGGAGGCCCTTCCCTCCTCGATCCGGTAG
- a CDS encoding trimeric intracellular cation channel family protein has translation MGVRKRLDAVGMLVLAAMTALGGGVVRDLILNVRPIAFQSLGYILVPVAATVIVFFWHPHVARVMPAILVLDAAGLGLFCAVGTEKALEYGLNPLHAALLGVVTAVGGGMLRDVLAGEIPTLLYDRQLYAVPAMLGSGVMAALSSSGLHGWPATLAAALLAFGLRITAMRFNWRFPVARGVAE, from the coding sequence ATGGGCGTGCGGAAACGGCTGGACGCGGTGGGCATGCTGGTGCTGGCCGCGATGACCGCCCTCGGCGGCGGCGTGGTCCGCGACCTCATACTCAACGTGCGGCCGATCGCGTTCCAGAGCCTCGGCTACATCCTGGTGCCGGTGGCCGCCACGGTGATCGTCTTCTTCTGGCACCCGCACGTGGCCAGGGTGATGCCGGCCATCCTGGTGCTGGACGCGGCCGGGCTCGGGCTGTTCTGCGCGGTCGGCACCGAGAAGGCCCTGGAGTACGGCCTCAACCCGCTGCACGCCGCCCTGCTGGGAGTGGTCACGGCGGTCGGCGGCGGCATGCTGCGGGACGTGCTGGCCGGGGAGATCCCGACCCTGCTCTACGACCGCCAGCTCTACGCGGTCCCGGCGATGCTCGGGTCGGGCGTGATGGCGGCGCTGTCGTCGTCCGGGCTGCACGGCTGGCCCGCCACCCTCGCCGCGGCGCTGCTGGCCTTCGGGCTGCGCATCACGGCCATGCGGTTCAACTGGCGCTTCCCCGTCGCCAGGGGCGTCGCCGAGTGA
- a CDS encoding PLP-dependent aminotransferase family protein, with translation MRHLSAAQVARLAGVEPGARPYYRALADGVRARIMDGQIPVRVRMPAERHLAEALRVSRTTVTAAYDLLRERGYLESRQGSGSWTALPDPASTAENPWLSTGGDGLIQLQSAAPPAPAALREAMLEVVEDLPRHAMGNGYDPMGLPLLRERIAARYTARGVATRPEQIIVTTGSQHALHIVLGLLAGPGDAVVVESPTYPHAIDAARQRGARIAPVGISHEGWRPDLLTGAMRQSGARLAYLMPDFQNPTGALMDDATRAAVTAAARRHDTLLLIDETWQELALDEVPATSPMAAFDTDSRVISVGSASKLWWGGLRVGWVRTTAALARRLALHRSAVDIACPVLEQLVVARLFDRLEETRAERRRALRASRAALVAGLREHLPGWTFTVPRGGGSLWVRLNGDAATRIAEAAAGHGVRLAPGPWFGLEGTLEGYLRLPFTLPPQALAEAVVRLRAAREHGPLGPALVPVPDALIAMV, from the coding sequence ATGCGGCATCTCTCGGCGGCCCAGGTGGCCCGGCTCGCCGGCGTCGAACCCGGCGCCCGGCCCTACTACCGGGCGCTCGCCGACGGCGTGCGCGCCCGCATCATGGACGGCCAGATCCCGGTCCGCGTCCGCATGCCCGCCGAGCGCCATCTCGCCGAGGCGCTGCGGGTCAGCCGCACCACGGTCACCGCCGCCTACGACCTGCTGCGTGAGCGTGGCTACCTGGAGAGCCGCCAGGGCTCGGGGAGCTGGACCGCGCTGCCCGACCCGGCCTCCACAGCCGAGAACCCGTGGCTCAGCACCGGCGGCGACGGCCTCATCCAGCTCCAGAGCGCGGCCCCGCCGGCGCCCGCCGCGCTGCGCGAGGCGATGCTGGAGGTGGTCGAGGACCTGCCGCGCCACGCCATGGGCAACGGCTACGACCCCATGGGCCTGCCGCTGCTGCGCGAGCGGATCGCCGCCCGCTACACCGCCCGCGGCGTCGCCACCCGGCCCGAGCAGATCATCGTCACCACCGGCTCCCAGCACGCCCTCCACATCGTGCTCGGGCTGCTCGCCGGGCCGGGGGACGCGGTGGTGGTGGAGTCGCCGACCTACCCGCACGCGATCGACGCGGCCCGGCAGCGGGGCGCCCGCATCGCCCCGGTCGGCATCTCCCACGAGGGCTGGCGGCCCGACCTGCTCACGGGCGCGATGCGGCAGTCAGGGGCCCGCCTCGCCTACCTCATGCCCGACTTCCAGAACCCGACCGGCGCCCTCATGGACGACGCCACCCGCGCCGCCGTGACCGCCGCGGCCCGGCGGCACGACACGCTGCTGCTCATCGACGAGACCTGGCAGGAGCTGGCGCTGGACGAGGTGCCGGCCACCTCGCCGATGGCCGCGTTCGACACCGACAGCCGGGTGATCAGCGTCGGGTCGGCGTCCAAGCTGTGGTGGGGCGGGCTCCGGGTCGGCTGGGTCCGCACCACCGCGGCGCTGGCCCGCCGCCTCGCCCTGCACCGCTCGGCCGTCGACATCGCCTGCCCCGTGCTGGAGCAACTCGTCGTGGCGCGGCTGTTCGACCGGCTGGAGGAGACCCGCGCCGAACGCCGCCGCGCCCTGCGCGCCTCGCGCGCCGCGCTGGTCGCGGGGCTGCGCGAGCACCTGCCCGGGTGGACGTTCACGGTGCCGCGCGGCGGCGGCTCGCTCTGGGTCCGGCTGAACGGCGACGCCGCGACCCGGATCGCCGAGGCCGCCGCCGGGCACGGCGTCCGGCTCGCGCCCGGCCCCTGGTTCGGGCTGGAGGGCACGCTGGAGGGCTACCTGCGGCTGCCGTTCACCCTGCCGCCCCAGGCGCTGGCCGAGGCCGTCGTCCGCCTGCGCGCCGCCCGCGAGCACGGCCCGCTCGGCCCCGCGCTCGTCCCCGTCCCCGACGCGCTCATCGCGATGGTGTGA
- a CDS encoding YczE/YyaS/YitT family protein has translation MSESTTLPRPRSLPARLTRLHGGLALYGTGIALQVESGLGNSPWDVFHQGVALRTGVSIGTVIIAVGALVMLLWIPLRQRPGIGTIANVVFLGLFADAAIALLPTPHALPLQSLYVAAGVCAIALATVLYIGAGMGPGPRDGIMTGLTRLGLSVRLGRFLIEITALTAGWLLGGTVGLGTLVFALAIGPLTQLFARRFPLS, from the coding sequence ATGAGTGAGAGCACCACCCTTCCCCGCCCCCGTTCCCTTCCCGCCCGGCTCACCCGCCTCCACGGCGGCCTCGCCCTGTACGGCACCGGCATCGCCCTCCAGGTGGAGTCCGGGCTCGGCAACAGCCCGTGGGACGTCTTCCACCAGGGGGTGGCCCTGCGCACCGGCGTCTCCATCGGCACCGTCATCATCGCCGTCGGCGCGCTGGTGATGCTGCTGTGGATCCCCCTGCGCCAGCGCCCCGGCATCGGCACGATCGCGAACGTCGTGTTCCTCGGCCTGTTCGCCGACGCCGCGATCGCGCTGCTGCCGACGCCGCACGCGCTCCCCCTCCAGTCCCTGTACGTGGCCGCCGGCGTCTGCGCGATCGCCCTCGCCACCGTCCTCTACATCGGCGCCGGCATGGGGCCGGGACCGCGCGACGGCATCATGACCGGGCTGACCCGGCTCGGCCTGTCGGTACGGCTCGGCCGCTTCCTCATCGAGATCACCGCCCTGACCGCGGGCTGGCTGCTCGGCGGCACCGTCGGCCTCGGCACCCTCGTGTTCGCGCTGGCCATCGGCCCGCTGACGCAGCTCTTCGCCCGCCGGTTCCCGCTTTCGTGA
- a CDS encoding glycoside hydrolase family 15 protein: MRLEDYALIGDMQSAALVGRDGSIDWLCMPRFDSPACFSSLLGSERNGHWWLGPTGRKHADRRRYRPDTLILESEWDTPTGTVRIIDFMPPRDRNPDVVRIVEGVTGSVEVSTVLRVRFDYGRIVPWVRRTNGHLQAIGGPDSVWLHAPVPLKGGDYAHRATFTVKAGERLPFVFTWHPSHEEMPPAIDCEEQLAETEAYWRDWMARCTYEGPYKEAVKRSLITLKALTYAPTGGIVAAPTTSLPEDLGGVRNWDYRFCWLRDATLTLDALISNGYLEEAADWRSWLLRAIAGRPQDLQIMYGVAGERRLPELRLDWLDGYEDSRPVRIGNEAVRQLQLDVYGEVMNCLFVSRSRGLAPDDRAWTIQRQLLDYVEEHWDEPDEGLWEVRGPRRHFVHSKVMCWAALDRAVKYVERFGRTGPVEKWRTLRDVIHREICDKGYDDARNTFTQSYGSSELDAALLMIPMVGFLPADDPRVLGTVAAIEKQLLSDGFVLRYPIAEDNDVDGLPGGEGAFLACSFWLVEVMAMQGRKEEAAELFERLLELRNDVGLLAEEYDPRYGRLVGNFPQAFSHVPLVHAARALSSPLAGEAGVTTG; the protein is encoded by the coding sequence ATGCGCCTCGAGGATTACGCCCTCATCGGAGACATGCAATCGGCCGCGCTCGTGGGCAGGGACGGCTCCATCGACTGGCTGTGCATGCCCAGGTTCGACTCCCCCGCGTGCTTCTCGTCCCTGCTCGGCAGCGAGCGCAACGGGCACTGGTGGCTGGGCCCCACCGGCCGCAAGCACGCCGACCGGCGGCGGTACCGCCCGGACACGCTCATCCTGGAGAGCGAGTGGGACACCCCGACGGGCACCGTGCGGATCATCGACTTCATGCCGCCCCGCGACCGCAACCCCGACGTGGTGCGCATCGTCGAGGGCGTCACCGGCAGCGTGGAGGTCTCCACCGTGCTGCGGGTGCGCTTCGACTACGGCCGGATCGTGCCGTGGGTGCGGCGGACGAACGGGCACCTCCAGGCCATCGGCGGGCCCGACTCGGTGTGGCTGCACGCGCCGGTGCCACTCAAGGGCGGCGACTACGCGCACCGGGCCACGTTCACCGTCAAGGCGGGCGAGCGGCTGCCGTTCGTGTTCACCTGGCATCCCTCGCACGAGGAGATGCCGCCGGCGATCGACTGCGAGGAGCAGCTCGCCGAGACCGAGGCGTACTGGCGTGACTGGATGGCGCGGTGCACCTACGAGGGCCCCTACAAGGAGGCGGTGAAACGCTCGCTCATCACGCTGAAGGCGCTCACGTACGCGCCGACCGGCGGCATCGTCGCCGCCCCCACCACCTCGCTGCCCGAGGACCTCGGCGGCGTGCGCAACTGGGACTACCGCTTCTGCTGGCTGCGCGACGCCACGCTGACCCTCGACGCGCTCATCTCCAACGGCTACCTGGAGGAGGCCGCCGACTGGCGGTCGTGGCTGCTGCGGGCCATCGCCGGACGCCCCCAGGACCTGCAGATCATGTACGGCGTCGCCGGCGAGCGCCGCCTGCCCGAGCTGCGCCTCGACTGGCTCGACGGCTACGAGGACTCCCGCCCGGTCAGGATCGGCAACGAGGCGGTCCGCCAGCTCCAGCTCGACGTGTACGGCGAGGTGATGAACTGCCTGTTCGTCTCGCGCAGCCGCGGCCTCGCGCCCGACGACCGGGCCTGGACGATCCAGCGCCAGCTCCTCGACTACGTGGAGGAGCACTGGGACGAGCCCGACGAGGGCCTGTGGGAGGTGCGCGGGCCGCGCCGGCACTTCGTCCACTCCAAGGTGATGTGCTGGGCGGCGCTCGACCGGGCCGTCAAGTACGTCGAGCGCTTCGGCCGCACCGGCCCCGTCGAGAAGTGGCGCACGCTGCGCGACGTCATCCACCGGGAGATCTGCGACAAGGGCTACGACGACGCGCGCAACACCTTCACCCAGTCGTACGGGTCGTCCGAGCTGGACGCGGCGCTGCTGATGATCCCCATGGTCGGCTTCCTGCCCGCCGACGACCCCCGCGTGCTGGGCACGGTCGCCGCGATCGAGAAGCAGCTCCTGTCGGACGGCTTCGTCCTGCGCTACCCGATCGCCGAGGACAACGACGTCGACGGCCTGCCCGGCGGCGAGGGCGCCTTCCTCGCGTGCAGCTTCTGGCTGGTCGAGGTGATGGCGATGCAGGGGCGCAAGGAGGAGGCGGCGGAGCTGTTCGAGCGGCTGCTGGAGCTGCGCAACGACGTCGGGCTGCTGGCCGAGGAGTACGACCCCCGCTACGGGCGGCTGGTCGGCAACTTCCCGCAGGCCTTCAGCCACGTGCCGCTGGTGCACGCCGCCCGCGCGCTGTCGTCCCCCCTGGCCGGCGAGGCCGGCGTCACGACCGGATGA
- a CDS encoding lytic transglycosylase domain-containing protein: MLAAVMLAETKFGRVRSDSHAGAQGPMQFMPATWRAYGMGGDVQDPRDAIMGAANYLRASGAPRDYRRALHAYNPSRAYVNAILLHARRMKRDPRAYYAYYNWQVFVLTTEGERRLTGPK; the protein is encoded by the coding sequence GTGCTGGCCGCCGTGATGCTCGCCGAGACGAAGTTCGGCCGGGTGCGCTCCGACAGCCACGCGGGCGCCCAGGGCCCGATGCAGTTCATGCCGGCGACCTGGCGGGCGTACGGGATGGGCGGCGACGTCCAGGACCCCCGGGACGCGATCATGGGCGCGGCCAACTACCTCCGCGCCAGCGGCGCGCCCCGCGACTACCGCCGGGCCCTGCACGCCTACAACCCGTCGCGGGCGTACGTGAACGCGATCCTCCTGCACGCCCGCCGGATGAAACGCGACCCGCGCGCCTACTACGCCTACTACAACTGGCAGGTCTTCGTGCTCACGACGGAGGGCGAGCGCCGCCTGACCGGCCCGAAGTAG
- a CDS encoding STAS domain-containing protein: MTAFVPLPLTLVLDPSGPGALRVAVGGDLDFTTAGELLTTVVAALDGGGLTDVRLDCGGLRICDSSGLSALLTVHRQVTEAGARLHLDDRPAALDRLLDVSGTYEHLTGEPATSDRWHSTTPD; the protein is encoded by the coding sequence ATGACCGCCTTCGTCCCCCTCCCGCTGACCCTCGTCCTGGACCCGTCCGGCCCGGGGGCGCTGCGCGTCGCCGTCGGCGGCGACCTCGACTTCACCACCGCCGGGGAACTGCTCACCACCGTCGTCGCCGCGCTGGACGGCGGGGGCCTGACCGACGTGCGCCTCGACTGCGGCGGGCTGCGCATCTGCGACTCCAGCGGGTTGTCGGCCCTGCTGACCGTCCACCGGCAGGTCACGGAGGCCGGGGCGCGGCTGCACCTGGACGACCGGCCCGCCGCGCTGGACCGGCTGCTGGACGTCAGCGGCACCTACGAGCACCTCACCGGCGAGCCCGCCACGTCCGACCGGTGGCACTCCACCACCCCCGACTGA
- a CDS encoding cobalamin B12-binding domain-containing protein, with amino-acid sequence MTCTDELPSGLSAWRDKLWNAAVAGDEYAASDAALAALDSGIPLETLLLEVVAPVQGRVGSEWEANRLTVAQEHAATAVNERVLAALAHHPVARAAASRPPAGRVAVACIDGEWHAMPARILSEVLRLRGWRVDYLGAQVPTPHLIAHLHRTACDVVALSSSIPIRLPTAHAAITACQATGTPVMAGGAAFGPGGRYARLLGADAWAPDGGAAADRLAAGPLPRPPAPRQAADDLPHLDDQEYTMVSRSARRLVRDVMNGLEERVPAMAAYTPQQRRHTAEDIAHIVDFLAAALYVDDPELFGSFLGWTAGVLVARGVPAGTLLPALDLLGGRLEEFPRATAMMTHGRDAVRAASPSPFPGHPGKTA; translated from the coding sequence ATGACGTGCACAGACGAGCTCCCCTCCGGGCTCTCCGCCTGGAGGGACAAGCTCTGGAACGCCGCCGTCGCCGGCGACGAGTACGCCGCCTCCGACGCCGCGCTCGCCGCGCTCGACTCCGGCATCCCTCTGGAGACCCTGCTCCTGGAGGTCGTCGCGCCCGTGCAGGGCCGGGTCGGCAGCGAGTGGGAGGCCAACCGGCTCACCGTGGCGCAGGAGCACGCCGCGACCGCCGTCAACGAGCGGGTGCTGGCCGCGCTCGCCCACCACCCCGTGGCCCGCGCCGCCGCCTCCCGCCCGCCCGCCGGCCGGGTCGCGGTCGCCTGCATCGACGGCGAGTGGCACGCCATGCCCGCCCGGATCCTGTCCGAGGTGCTGCGGCTGCGCGGCTGGCGGGTCGACTACCTGGGCGCCCAGGTGCCGACGCCGCACCTCATCGCCCACCTGCACCGTACGGCCTGCGACGTGGTCGCGCTGTCCAGCTCCATCCCCATCCGGCTGCCCACCGCGCACGCGGCCATCACCGCCTGCCAGGCGACCGGCACCCCGGTGATGGCCGGCGGCGCGGCCTTCGGGCCCGGCGGCCGTTACGCCCGCCTGCTCGGCGCGGACGCCTGGGCCCCGGACGGCGGGGCCGCCGCCGACCGCCTGGCGGCCGGCCCGCTGCCCCGCCCGCCCGCTCCCCGCCAGGCCGCGGACGACCTGCCGCACCTGGACGACCAGGAGTACACCATGGTCAGCCGGTCGGCGCGGCGGCTGGTCAGGGACGTGATGAACGGTCTGGAGGAGCGCGTCCCGGCGATGGCGGCGTACACGCCGCAGCAGCGCAGGCACACCGCCGAGGACATCGCGCACATCGTCGACTTCCTGGCCGCCGCGCTCTACGTGGACGACCCCGAGCTGTTCGGCAGCTTCCTCGGCTGGACGGCGGGGGTGCTGGTCGCCCGGGGCGTCCCCGCCGGTACGCTGCTGCCCGCGCTCGACCTGCTCGGCGGGCGGCTGGAGGAATTTCCACGGGCCACGGCCATGATGACGCACGGGCGGGACGCCGTCCGCGCCGCGTCCCCCTCCCCGTTCCCCGGACATCCCGGAAAGACCGCATGA
- a CDS encoding SpoIIE family protein phosphatase — MSGLGQDGAGALWRGSPHPVLVVDAAGLIIRANDAALRLLPAAHPGASLADAAPAWLSCAHTRALGPVLVSGSAAGDLRERGPVGPATVEARPVREGDAIAWWLDDVTDLERATRALRLERERTAFLDTASGELLSSLNLDRCMEVTARLAARHLADAALVILPPYRRRHPIAYCGQDGVVIREELAVDPEGVPGLAEALQGYPPLPSRWIDPATAPDWLARDGLGEIGSMVVSALPGHGVPAGALVLLRRGGQAGFSEGEEVFARLFAARAGAAMSAARLYAEQAAITETLMRELLPPRVRNLHGVEVAARYRPSEQTARVGGDFYDLHAHADPGGESLVVLGDVAGKGLEAAVLTGKIRHTLHALLPQADDHQRVLELLNGVLLTGGDRTRFVTLVLASLLRVGNRVRLRLTSAGHAPPLVVRADGRVEEARTRGTIIGMLERVTSVTDTVLLEPGETCLFYTDGISEARGGPLGDEMYGDERLKEELRQCGGMPPEAIAERVEMLASQWVRGGDHDDMAVIAITAPRGAHLSAVGGNGRGRFTA, encoded by the coding sequence ATGAGCGGCCTTGGACAGGACGGAGCCGGCGCCCTGTGGCGTGGCTCCCCCCACCCGGTTCTGGTGGTCGACGCCGCGGGCCTGATCATCCGAGCCAACGACGCCGCGCTGCGGCTGCTGCCCGCGGCGCACCCCGGAGCGTCGCTGGCGGACGCCGCGCCCGCCTGGCTGTCCTGCGCCCACACCCGCGCCCTCGGCCCTGTCCTCGTCTCCGGCTCAGCCGCCGGCGACCTGCGTGAACGCGGCCCCGTCGGGCCGGCCACCGTCGAGGCGCGGCCGGTGCGCGAGGGCGACGCCATCGCCTGGTGGCTCGACGACGTCACCGACCTCGAACGCGCCACCCGGGCGCTGCGGCTCGAACGCGAGCGGACCGCGTTCCTCGACACCGCCTCCGGCGAACTGCTGTCCTCGCTCAACCTCGACCGCTGCATGGAGGTGACCGCCCGCCTGGCCGCCCGCCACCTGGCCGACGCCGCGCTGGTCATCCTGCCCCCCTACCGCCGCCGGCATCCGATCGCCTACTGCGGCCAGGACGGCGTCGTCATCCGCGAGGAACTGGCGGTCGACCCCGAGGGCGTGCCCGGCCTCGCCGAGGCGCTGCAGGGCTACCCGCCGCTGCCCTCCCGCTGGATCGATCCCGCCACCGCGCCGGACTGGCTGGCCCGCGACGGGCTCGGCGAGATCGGCTCGATGGTGGTGAGCGCCCTGCCCGGGCACGGCGTCCCCGCCGGGGCGCTCGTCCTGCTGCGCCGCGGCGGCCAGGCCGGCTTCTCCGAGGGCGAGGAGGTCTTCGCCCGGCTGTTCGCGGCCCGCGCGGGCGCCGCCATGTCCGCCGCCCGCCTGTACGCCGAACAGGCCGCCATCACCGAGACCCTGATGCGCGAGCTCCTGCCGCCCCGCGTCCGCAACCTGCACGGCGTCGAGGTGGCCGCCCGCTACCGCCCCTCCGAGCAGACCGCCCGCGTCGGCGGCGACTTCTACGACCTGCACGCCCACGCGGATCCCGGCGGGGAGTCGCTGGTGGTGCTCGGCGACGTGGCCGGCAAGGGCCTGGAGGCCGCCGTGCTCACCGGCAAGATCCGGCACACGCTGCACGCGCTGCTGCCGCAGGCCGACGACCACCAGCGGGTGCTCGAACTGCTCAACGGCGTGCTGCTGACCGGCGGCGACCGCACCCGCTTCGTCACGCTCGTCCTGGCCTCGCTGCTGCGGGTCGGCAACCGGGTACGGCTCCGCCTCACCAGCGCCGGGCACGCGCCGCCGCTCGTCGTGCGCGCCGACGGGCGCGTCGAGGAGGCCCGTACCAGAGGCACCATCATCGGCATGCTGGAGCGCGTCACCAGCGTCACCGACACCGTGCTGCTCGAACCCGGCGAGACGTGCCTGTTCTACACCGACGGCATCAGCGAGGCCAGGGGAGGCCCGCTGGGCGACGAGATGTACGGCGACGAGCGGCTGAAGGAGGAGCTGCGGCAGTGCGGCGGCATGCCCCCCGAGGCGATCGCCGAACGGGTGGAGATGCTGGCCTCCCAGTGGGTAAGAGGTGGCGACCACGACGACATGGCCGTCATCGCCATCACCGCGCCGCGCGGCGCGCACCTCAGCGCGGTGGGAGGCAACGGCCGGGGAAGGTTCACCGCATGA